From Paenibacillus physcomitrellae, the proteins below share one genomic window:
- the queG gene encoding tRNA epoxyqueuosine(34) reductase QueG, which yields MNKKSDSADWGWLKEEIKSAAFELGIDGIGFTTADPFLSLKPILEEIREKGYESGFEEKDIDKRIDPKLTMAEAESIIAIAVAYPSKMINPPKSEPGKTRGILARSAWGRDYHTVLREAMDKLADFIRERVPDVRIESMVDTGVLNDRAVAQRAGIGFSGKNGLIISPTWGSWIYLGEMITNLPFEPDPPLLEDCGECTKCLDACPTGALLGDGMLNAQRCVSFLTQTKGFLSDEFMRKIGNRLYGCDTCQMVCPKNRGKHWDHRPELQPDPEIAKPLLLPLLDISNRDFKERFGSSAAAWRGKKPIQRNAVIALGNFKDRASLPKLIEVLLRDPRPELRGTAAWAISRIGGEEAIQAINEALESERDEMVLTYIKEAQMQTQGQLQDQTQGQPQDPTQNQTQDQTQGQPSDEGVLDEVFFYEEMSSPIGPLTLVKSSKGLCLIEFGEVEATLEMTLKWASKQHPEAKLVRSFDELQETVEQLKGYFSGERTDFALKLDMRGTPFQLKVWQALLAVPYGQTASYKEIAEQIGQPKAVRAVGGANNRNPLPVVVPCHRVIGAKGAMTGYAGGLEIKESLLALERQRNKA from the coding sequence TTGAATAAGAAAAGCGATTCTGCGGACTGGGGATGGCTGAAAGAGGAGATCAAATCGGCAGCCTTTGAGCTGGGGATTGACGGGATCGGATTTACGACGGCCGATCCGTTTTTGTCTTTGAAGCCGATTCTGGAGGAGATTCGCGAGAAAGGATACGAGTCCGGATTTGAGGAGAAAGACATCGATAAGCGGATAGATCCCAAGCTGACTATGGCTGAAGCCGAGTCTATTATAGCAATTGCAGTGGCTTACCCATCCAAAATGATCAATCCGCCGAAATCCGAGCCCGGCAAAACGAGGGGCATTTTGGCCAGATCGGCATGGGGCAGAGATTACCACACGGTGCTGCGTGAAGCGATGGATAAGCTGGCTGATTTTATTAGAGAACGCGTTCCGGATGTTCGGATCGAAAGCATGGTCGATACGGGTGTGCTGAATGACAGGGCGGTCGCCCAGCGGGCCGGAATTGGTTTTAGCGGGAAAAACGGCCTCATCATCTCCCCGACCTGGGGCTCCTGGATTTATCTGGGCGAGATGATTACGAATCTGCCCTTTGAGCCTGATCCTCCTTTACTGGAGGACTGCGGGGAGTGCACCAAATGTCTGGACGCCTGTCCAACAGGCGCGCTGCTTGGCGACGGGATGCTTAACGCTCAGCGCTGCGTTTCTTTCCTGACCCAGACCAAAGGGTTCCTCAGTGATGAATTTATGCGCAAGATCGGCAATCGCTTGTACGGCTGCGATACGTGCCAGATGGTCTGCCCGAAGAACCGGGGAAAACATTGGGATCACCGGCCTGAGCTTCAGCCGGATCCCGAAATTGCCAAACCGCTTCTGCTGCCGCTGCTGGATATCAGCAACCGGGACTTCAAAGAGCGGTTTGGATCAAGCGCCGCTGCTTGGCGAGGCAAGAAACCGATCCAGCGAAATGCGGTAATTGCGCTCGGCAACTTCAAAGACCGCGCTTCCCTGCCGAAATTAATAGAAGTGCTGCTTCGTGATCCGAGACCGGAGCTGCGGGGAACGGCAGCATGGGCGATCAGCCGGATTGGAGGAGAAGAAGCCATTCAAGCAATCAATGAGGCGCTGGAAAGCGAACGGGATGAAATGGTTTTAACCTATATAAAAGAAGCGCAGATGCAAACGCAAGGACAACTGCAAGATCAAACGCAAGGACAACCGCAAGATCCAACGCAAAATCAAACCCAGGATCAAACACAAGGTCAACCGAGCGATGAGGGGGTCTTGGATGAAGTGTTTTTTTACGAGGAAATGTCCTCACCCATCGGCCCTTTAACTTTGGTCAAAAGCTCGAAAGGCTTATGTCTGATCGAGTTTGGCGAAGTTGAGGCTACCCTGGAGATGACGCTGAAATGGGCATCGAAACAGCACCCGGAAGCAAAGCTGGTTCGCTCTTTCGATGAGCTTCAGGAGACTGTAGAGCAGCTGAAGGGTTATTTTTCCGGGGAACGGACAGACTTTGCTCTGAAGCTCGATATGAGGGGAACGCCGTTTCAACTGAAAGTATGGCAAGCGCTGCTGGCTGTTCCGTACGGGCAGACGGCCTCTTACAAGGAAATTGCCGAGCAAATCGGACAACCTAAGGCGGTTCGCGCCGTGGGTGGAGCCAACAATCGGAACCCGCTGCCTGTTGTCGTGCCCTGCCACCGCGTTATTGGTGCTAAAGGGGCCATGACCGGATATGCCGGGGGGCTTGAGATCAAGGAAAGCCTGCTCGCTTTGGAGCGGCAGAGGAACAAGGCATGA